A part of Aerosakkonema funiforme FACHB-1375 genomic DNA contains:
- a CDS encoding GAF domain-containing sensor histidine kinase yields the protein MLSLQAAVAIENALLHQKQLHESRREALIFKLTNQIHNSLDLDTILSTTVRELRNFLEVERCLFVWQRPALLCIETNCPIDLNVWPENQQNWEVVHEAKIPELTSSIGYYSSAEIGAFTKKLLNKGIIWMDEVKMSPDAAIQQSLEKLDFSAVMAFPIQTHFETIGILICGNSREAKTWSAQEVLLLQQVANQLAIALHQAALYNEAAIAAFVAQAKAEELQLTLQELQQTQTQLIQSEKMSSLGQLVAGVAHEINNPINFINGNLCHAKEYVNDLFNLLQLYQQHYHDPVAEIQTFMEQIELDFMAEDLPKLLSSMHLGVDRIRQLVLSLRNFSRLDEAQMKPVDIHEGIDSTLLILQNRMKAKGESPTIQVIKEYGKLPLVECYASQINQVFMNIIANAIDALEGFSRQELNSLHTIRIHTQVIDTKPRILETQQQAAAYLAEATTGNNSNSDHIVILISDNGPGMNEEVRSRLFDPFFTTKPVGKGTGLGLSISYQIVEKHGGILKCLSQPGQGAAFWIEIPIRNQLKIVAKG from the coding sequence GTGTTATCTTTGCAGGCAGCAGTAGCGATCGAAAATGCTTTGCTTCATCAAAAGCAATTGCACGAAAGTCGTCGAGAAGCGTTAATTTTTAAGTTAACCAACCAAATCCATAATTCCCTCGACCTCGACACGATTTTGTCCACAACGGTGAGAGAACTGCGTAACTTCTTAGAAGTCGAACGCTGTCTGTTTGTCTGGCAACGCCCTGCTTTACTGTGCATTGAAACAAATTGCCCGATCGACCTCAATGTTTGGCCGGAAAATCAACAGAATTGGGAAGTAGTTCACGAAGCTAAAATCCCGGAATTAACCAGTTCGATCGGTTATTACTCAAGCGCAGAAATTGGTGCCTTTACCAAGAAACTCCTCAATAAGGGAATCATTTGGATGGATGAAGTCAAAATGTCTCCCGATGCGGCAATTCAACAATCATTAGAAAAGCTTGATTTTTCTGCCGTGATGGCATTTCCGATCCAAACTCATTTTGAAACAATTGGCATATTGATCTGCGGTAACAGTCGAGAAGCGAAAACCTGGAGTGCCCAAGAAGTGTTACTGTTGCAACAAGTTGCCAATCAACTGGCGATCGCTCTCCATCAAGCAGCGCTATATAATGAAGCTGCGATCGCTGCTTTTGTCGCCCAAGCTAAAGCAGAGGAACTGCAACTCACCCTACAGGAATTGCAGCAAACCCAAACTCAACTAATTCAAAGCGAAAAAATGTCTAGTTTGGGGCAATTAGTGGCAGGAGTTGCCCACGAAATTAACAACCCCATTAACTTCATCAACGGCAATCTCTGCCATGCCAAGGAATACGTTAACGACTTATTTAATCTGCTGCAACTATATCAGCAGCATTACCACGATCCAGTTGCAGAAATTCAAACTTTTATGGAACAAATCGAACTGGATTTCATGGCAGAAGACTTACCGAAACTATTATCATCCATGCACTTGGGTGTAGACCGCATCCGTCAGCTTGTCCTGTCCCTACGCAACTTTTCCCGCCTGGATGAAGCGCAAATGAAACCCGTAGACATTCATGAAGGTATCGATAGCACTTTACTAATCCTGCAAAACCGCATGAAAGCGAAAGGGGAAAGCCCAACTATTCAAGTTATTAAAGAGTATGGCAAGTTACCTTTAGTGGAATGTTATGCGAGTCAGATAAATCAAGTATTTATGAATATTATTGCCAATGCGATCGACGCCCTGGAAGGGTTCAGCAGACAAGAACTTAACTCACTACATACAATTCGTATTCACACCCAAGTTATCGATACCAAACCCAGAATTTTGGAAACACAGCAGCAAGCAGCAGCTTACTTAGCAGAAGCTACCACAGGTAATAATTCTAATTCTGACCACATAGTTATTTTAATTAGCGACAACGGCCCAGGTATGAACGAAGAAGTTCGTTCTCGTTTGTTCGACCCCTTTTTCACCACAAAACCTGTCGGTAAAGGTACTGGTTTAGGACTTTCCATCAGTTACCAAATTGTCGAGAAACATGGCGGAATACTCAAGTGTTTATCTCAACCCGGACAGGGCGCAGCTTTCTGGATTGAAATCCCGATTCGCAATCAATTGAAAATTGTAGCTAAGGGCTAG